From a single Candidatus Methylacidiphilales bacterium genomic region:
- a CDS encoding PrsW family glutamic-type intramembrane protease → MLRQRGQNSLLGDGLTHLAAAFLGGLFAVTGAFLVNLILPENSGWGWLNTLVFGPVCEELLKASGAIYLLEKCPYRLHSGPALAAVVIASAFIFAVCENLLYVHVYVDVARLKHPMDYLLFRWTAPTALHLVCSAIASLGLMRIWHRDIRTGHTADLDTAYPFFATAMVLHGGYNLLAILGDSFLFPKA, encoded by the coding sequence ATGCTTCGGCAGCGCGGCCAAAACAGCCTTCTGGGCGACGGCCTCACCCACCTCGCCGCCGCTTTCCTCGGGGGACTCTTCGCCGTCACCGGCGCTTTCCTGGTCAACCTCATCCTCCCGGAAAACTCCGGCTGGGGCTGGCTCAACACCCTGGTCTTCGGTCCCGTCTGCGAGGAACTCCTCAAGGCCTCCGGTGCCATCTACCTCTTGGAAAAATGCCCCTACCGTCTCCACTCGGGCCCGGCCTTGGCCGCCGTCGTCATAGCCTCCGCCTTCATCTTCGCCGTCTGCGAAAACCTTCTCTACGTCCATGTCTATGTCGATGTGGCCCGTCTGAAACACCCCATGGATTACCTCCTCTTCCGCTGGACCGCCCCGACCGCACTGCATCTGGTCTGCAGCGCCATCGCCTCCCTCGGTCTCATGCGCATCTGGCACCGCGATATCCGCACCGGACACACCGCCGACCTCGATACCGCCTACCCCTTCTTCGCCACCGCCATGGTCCTGCACGGGGGTTACAACCTCCTTGCCATCCTCGGCGACAGCTTCCTTTTCCCCAAAGCCTGA
- the polA gene encoding DNA polymerase I — protein sequence MSSKTLYLLDGMALVYRAHFAFATRPIVNSKGVVTSAAFGFTNTLLDILQNRQPSHLAVAFDTAAPTARHTAFPAYKAQREEMPEDLAAAIPHVKALVRAFHIPVLELDGHEADDLIGTLARRAEKDGFTTYMVTPDKDFGQLVDAHTFIYKPGRQGADTEILGPEEVCARWGIARPEQVIDLLGLMGDTSDNIPGIPGIGEKTAAKLIAQFGSLDALLASTDQLKGKQKESVEKFADQARLSRQLATINCSVPMDPHWDELKVGAPDEPALRALFAEFEFNTLGKRVFGDTFQVARGAGAADAARRTEDGGQTTAEFSLESEPDRKPGRKQETENKKPETIDTTVYRTIADVTVDYRRATTESERAELIKLLKKEQAFCFDTETSSLDPKDTTLVGLAFSWQAGTGWFLHLPPERKKAEAILHEFAPVFTDPSREITGHNLKFDLAVLAAHRLEVKGQLFDTMIAHALVEPDQRHGMDFLSEVYLGYRPISITTLIGEKEKGQEQRTMLEADPAEVARYAAEDADVTWQLREKLLPLLQERQQEKVFREVEMPLLPALVAMESAGIAIDIFALEEFSQQLAIEIEKARADVFAAAGHEFNLSSPKQLGVVLFDELKLIDKPKKTATGQYKTDEQTLTDLADNPIVARLLDYRAATKLKSTYVDALPNEVSKKTNRVHTTYHQATTSTGRLASSDPNLQNIPIRTEMGREIRKAFVPGEKGWKILSADYSQIELRLIAAMSRDEAMISAFKAGHDIHAATAAKVYGVHLEDVDKAMRGKAKMVNFGIVYGISAFGLSQRLHIPRTEAAELINGYFNTFPGIKAYMDETIAFARKHGYVETLTGRRRPLRDINSANQSVRGAAERNAINMPVQGTAADLIKIAMARIHERMQKLAVRSRMLLQVHDELVFELAPGEEATLRELLQEIMPHALPEVSKVVPIEIEIGTGSNWLEAH from the coding sequence ATGTCCTCCAAGACTCTGTATCTCCTCGACGGCATGGCACTCGTCTACCGCGCCCACTTCGCGTTTGCCACCCGACCCATCGTCAATTCCAAAGGCGTGGTCACCTCAGCCGCTTTCGGCTTCACCAACACCCTCCTCGACATCCTCCAGAACCGCCAACCTTCCCACCTCGCCGTCGCCTTCGACACCGCCGCCCCCACCGCCCGCCACACCGCTTTCCCCGCCTACAAGGCCCAGCGCGAGGAAATGCCCGAGGACCTCGCCGCCGCCATCCCCCACGTCAAAGCCCTTGTCCGCGCCTTCCACATTCCCGTGCTGGAACTCGATGGCCACGAAGCCGACGACCTCATCGGCACCCTCGCCCGACGGGCCGAGAAGGACGGCTTCACCACCTATATGGTCACTCCCGATAAGGACTTCGGCCAGCTCGTCGACGCACACACCTTCATTTACAAACCCGGACGCCAGGGCGCGGACACCGAGATCCTGGGCCCGGAAGAAGTCTGCGCCCGCTGGGGCATCGCACGCCCGGAACAGGTCATCGACCTCCTCGGCCTCATGGGCGACACCTCCGACAACATCCCCGGCATTCCCGGCATCGGCGAAAAAACCGCCGCCAAACTGATCGCCCAGTTCGGCTCGCTCGACGCCCTCCTCGCCTCCACCGACCAACTCAAAGGCAAACAAAAGGAAAGCGTGGAGAAATTCGCCGACCAGGCACGTCTCTCCCGCCAGCTCGCCACCATCAACTGCTCCGTGCCCATGGATCCCCATTGGGATGAATTAAAAGTCGGCGCCCCGGACGAACCCGCCCTCCGCGCCCTCTTCGCCGAATTCGAATTCAACACCCTCGGCAAACGAGTCTTCGGCGACACCTTCCAGGTCGCCCGCGGTGCGGGCGCGGCGGATGCCGCCCGGAGGACGGAGGACGGAGGACAGACGACAGCGGAATTCAGTTTGGAGTCGGAGCCTGACCGCAAACCTGGACGCAAACAGGAAACCGAAAACAAGAAACCGGAGACCATCGACACCACCGTCTACCGCACCATCGCCGATGTCACCGTCGACTACCGCCGCGCCACCACGGAATCTGAACGCGCCGAACTGATCAAACTGTTGAAGAAGGAACAAGCCTTCTGCTTCGACACCGAAACGTCCTCGCTCGACCCCAAGGACACCACCCTCGTCGGCCTCGCCTTTTCCTGGCAGGCGGGCACCGGTTGGTTTCTTCACCTTCCCCCCGAACGGAAAAAAGCCGAGGCCATTCTGCACGAATTCGCCCCGGTCTTCACCGACCCCTCTCGCGAAATCACCGGCCACAACCTCAAGTTCGACCTTGCCGTCCTCGCCGCCCATCGCCTTGAAGTGAAAGGCCAACTCTTCGACACCATGATCGCCCACGCACTCGTCGAGCCCGACCAGCGCCATGGCATGGATTTTCTCTCCGAAGTTTATCTCGGTTACCGCCCCATCTCCATCACCACCCTCATCGGCGAGAAAGAAAAAGGCCAGGAACAGCGCACCATGCTCGAAGCCGACCCGGCCGAGGTCGCCCGTTACGCCGCCGAAGATGCCGACGTCACCTGGCAGCTCCGCGAGAAACTCCTCCCCCTGCTCCAGGAACGCCAACAGGAAAAAGTTTTTCGTGAGGTCGAAATGCCCCTCCTTCCCGCACTCGTCGCCATGGAATCCGCCGGCATCGCCATCGACATCTTTGCCCTGGAGGAGTTTTCCCAGCAATTGGCCATCGAAATTGAAAAAGCCCGGGCCGACGTTTTCGCCGCCGCGGGACACGAATTCAACCTCAGCTCACCCAAGCAACTCGGCGTCGTCCTCTTCGATGAACTCAAGCTCATCGACAAACCGAAGAAGACCGCCACCGGCCAATACAAAACCGACGAGCAAACCCTGACCGACCTGGCCGACAATCCGATCGTCGCCCGTCTGCTTGACTACCGCGCGGCCACCAAGCTCAAGTCCACCTACGTCGATGCCCTGCCGAACGAGGTCTCAAAAAAAACCAACCGCGTCCACACCACCTACCACCAGGCCACCACCAGCACCGGCCGCCTGGCCTCGTCCGATCCCAACCTCCAGAACATCCCCATTCGTACGGAAATGGGCCGCGAGATCCGCAAGGCTTTCGTGCCGGGGGAAAAGGGCTGGAAGATCCTCTCCGCCGACTACTCGCAGATCGAACTCCGCCTCATCGCCGCCATGTCACGCGACGAAGCCATGATCAGCGCCTTCAAGGCCGGTCACGACATCCACGCCGCCACCGCGGCCAAGGTTTACGGCGTCCATTTGGAGGACGTCGACAAAGCCATGCGGGGCAAAGCCAAGATGGTGAACTTCGGCATCGTCTACGGCATCTCCGCCTTTGGTCTCTCCCAACGACTCCACATCCCCCGCACCGAGGCCGCTGAACTCATCAACGGCTACTTCAACACCTTCCCCGGTATCAAGGCCTACATGGACGAAACCATCGCCTTCGCCCGGAAACACGGCTACGTCGAAACCCTGACCGGCCGTCGCCGTCCCCTGCGCGACATCAACTCCGCCAACCAGAGCGTGCGCGGGGCCGCTGAGCGCAACGCCATCAACATGCCCGTCCAAGGCACCGCGGCCGACCTGATCAAAATCGCCATGGCGCGAATCCACGAACGCATGCAGAAGTTAGCAGTCAGAAGCCGGATGCTGTTGCAGGTGCACGACGAATTGGTCTTCGAACTGGCCCCGGGTGAAGAAGCAACCCTGCGCGAGTTGCTCCAGGAAATCATGCCCCACGCCCTGCCGGAAGTTTCGAAAGTCGTCCCGATCGAAATCGAAATCGGCACCGGAAGCAACTGGCTCGAAGCGCACTGA
- a CDS encoding heavy metal-binding domain-containing protein yields the protein MRDLIEFIINIGFFAVLLGVGYFVGSAREKAHLKYLDQKEKELSGIFISNLKTLPPNWNASKAQLVGGISVISTDYFKTYAASLRNLFGGRIRSMETLVERARRQAIVRMLEEARAAGTNAVWNVRLETSTIGNTKGQPSSVEVIAYGTALLAE from the coding sequence ATGCGCGACCTCATCGAGTTCATCATCAACATCGGCTTCTTTGCCGTCCTGCTCGGCGTCGGTTACTTCGTCGGCTCGGCCCGCGAGAAAGCCCATTTGAAATACTTGGACCAGAAGGAAAAGGAACTCTCGGGTATTTTCATCAGCAATCTCAAAACCCTTCCCCCCAACTGGAATGCCAGCAAGGCCCAACTTGTCGGGGGCATCTCGGTCATTTCCACCGACTACTTCAAGACCTACGCCGCCTCGCTCCGCAACCTCTTCGGCGGACGCATCCGCAGCATGGAAACCCTCGTCGAACGCGCCCGCCGCCAGGCCATCGTCCGCATGCTCGAAGAAGCCCGCGCCGCCGGGACCAACGCGGTTTGGAATGTCCGGCTCGAAACCAGCACCATCGGCAACACCAAAGGCCAGCCCAGTTCGGTCGAGGTCATCGCCTACGGCACCGCCCTTCTCGCGGAATGA